The Paenibacillus uliginis N3/975 genome has a window encoding:
- a CDS encoding GntR family transcriptional regulator: MTIEFDNNLPIYLQIMNYLKREIVRGSLQPGDKIPSVRELAADLQINPNTVQRTFQELEREGIVETRRGLGRYVTSEGSKIMTIKKEMAGELLEHFIRGMQDLGFKDQDIMAIVAEAVNDDSKESE, encoded by the coding sequence GTGACTATTGAATTCGACAATAACCTGCCGATCTATTTACAAATCATGAATTATTTAAAAAGAGAAATCGTAAGAGGAAGCCTGCAGCCCGGTGATAAAATTCCATCCGTTCGGGAGCTGGCAGCAGACCTTCAGATTAACCCCAATACGGTGCAGCGTACCTTTCAAGAACTGGAGCGTGAAGGCATTGTTGAGACGCGGCGCGGATTGGGAAGATACGTGACGAGTGAGGGATCTAAGATCATGACGATTAAAAAGGAAATGGCCGGTGAACTGCTGGAGCATTTTATCCGAGGTATGCAGGATCTTGGCTTTAAAGATCAAGACATTATGGCTATCGTAGCTGAAGCCGTTAACGATGACAGTAAGGAATCCGAATAG